The following are from one region of the Actinopolyspora halophila DSM 43834 genome:
- the rraA gene encoding ribonuclease E activity regulator RraA translates to MTTTTADLADRDGEDVRSCDLQLRRFGTRQVFSGPIRTVRCFQDNALLKKTLSEPGEGAVLVVDGAGSVHTALVGDLIAELGRSNGWSGIVVNGAIRDSAVIDGMEFGVRALGTNPRKSSKSGAGEADVTVEFGGVGFVPGEYLLSDHDGVVVSRTPVES, encoded by the coding sequence ATGACGACAACCACGGCGGATCTCGCCGATCGCGACGGTGAAGACGTGCGCAGCTGCGATCTGCAGCTGCGCCGTTTCGGCACTCGCCAGGTATTCTCCGGGCCGATCCGCACGGTGCGGTGCTTCCAGGACAACGCGCTGCTCAAGAAGACGTTGTCCGAACCGGGAGAGGGTGCCGTGCTCGTCGTCGACGGTGCGGGATCGGTGCACACGGCGCTGGTGGGCGACCTCATCGCCGAGCTCGGCAGGTCCAACGGCTGGAGCGGGATCGTCGTCAACGGCGCGATCCGCGACTCCGCCGTCATCGACGGGATGGAGTTCGGCGTCCGCGCGCTGGGCACGAACCCGCGCAAGAGCTCCAAGAGCGGTGCCGGGGAGGCGGACGTGACCGTGGAGTTCGGCGGGGTCGGCTTCGTTCCGGGCGAGTACCTGCTCAGCGATCACGACGGGGTGGTGGTGAGCCGGACCCCGGTCGAATCGTGA
- a CDS encoding 4'-phosphopantetheinyl transferase family protein, with protein sequence MIERILPEEVVSSETFGDDPRARLLPEEEPFVARAVHKRRREFTVARGCARRALAGLDHGEVAVPSGTNREPLWPEGVVGSITHCTGYCASAVAREGAVRSLGIDAETGGELPPGVLEQVTVEGERELLSRLPADRNWDRLLFSAKESVYKAWFPLTGRWLGFTDAFVSFAPDGGFRAELTVPTVETTHGTLAGFTGRSVSEAGLVATAVVVRAGDPYLTTS encoded by the coding sequence GTGATCGAGCGAATCCTGCCGGAGGAGGTGGTCTCCTCCGAGACGTTCGGCGACGATCCGCGGGCCCGGCTGCTGCCGGAGGAGGAGCCGTTCGTCGCCAGAGCCGTGCACAAGCGCAGGCGGGAGTTCACCGTGGCGCGCGGCTGCGCGCGCCGCGCGCTGGCCGGGCTCGACCACGGCGAGGTCGCCGTCCCCAGTGGAACGAACCGGGAACCACTCTGGCCGGAGGGCGTGGTCGGCAGCATCACGCACTGCACCGGTTACTGCGCCTCCGCCGTCGCGCGGGAAGGAGCGGTGCGCTCGCTGGGGATCGACGCCGAGACCGGCGGCGAGCTGCCCCCGGGGGTGCTCGAACAGGTGACCGTCGAAGGGGAGCGGGAGCTGCTGTCGCGGCTGCCCGCCGACCGGAACTGGGACCGCCTGCTGTTCAGCGCGAAGGAGAGCGTGTACAAGGCGTGGTTCCCGCTGACCGGCCGCTGGCTCGGTTTCACCGACGCGTTCGTGAGCTTCGCCCCCGACGGTGGCTTCCGCGCCGAACTGACCGTCCCCACCGTCGAAACCACGCACGGGACGCTCGCGGGGTTCACCGGCCGGTCCGTGTCCGAGGCCGGACTCGTGGCCACGGCGGTGGTCGTCCGCGCCGGTGACCCCTACCTGACAACCAGCTGA
- a CDS encoding metallophosphoesterase family protein codes for MAAPSLLATSDLHVSHRDNRPVLDTIRPHTDEDWLIVAGDVAEKTDTIRGALELLRERFAKVIWVPGNHELWTPADDEVPARGVERYDHLVRMCRELDVTTPEDPYPVWRDGEREVVIVPLFVLYDYSFRVPGTTAEEALEHAHETRVVCTDEVLLHSDPHESRTAWCHDRVRRTLPRLEAIPADLPTVLVSHWPLHRAPTRRLHYPQFGIWCGTELTADWHLRFRALAEVHGHLHIPVTDRIDGVPFEEVSLGYPREWRRRGGPGDPLHSILPPAGERTFEELVRAHR; via the coding sequence ATGGCGGCGCCCTCGTTGCTCGCTACCAGCGATCTGCACGTCTCCCACCGGGACAACCGCCCGGTGCTGGACACGATCAGGCCTCACACCGACGAGGACTGGCTCATCGTGGCCGGAGACGTCGCCGAGAAGACGGACACGATCCGTGGGGCCCTGGAACTGCTGCGCGAGCGGTTCGCCAAGGTCATCTGGGTCCCCGGCAACCACGAACTGTGGACCCCGGCCGACGACGAGGTGCCCGCGCGCGGCGTCGAACGCTACGACCACCTGGTGCGGATGTGCCGCGAACTGGACGTGACCACCCCCGAGGACCCCTATCCGGTGTGGCGGGACGGGGAGCGGGAGGTCGTGATCGTCCCGCTGTTCGTGCTCTACGACTACAGCTTCCGCGTCCCCGGCACCACCGCCGAGGAGGCCTTGGAGCACGCCCACGAGACCAGGGTGGTGTGCACCGACGAGGTGCTGCTGCACTCCGATCCGCACGAGTCGCGGACGGCGTGGTGCCACGACCGGGTGAGGCGAACCCTGCCCCGGTTGGAAGCCATCCCCGCGGACCTGCCGACGGTGCTGGTCTCGCACTGGCCGCTGCACCGCGCCCCCACCAGGCGGCTGCACTACCCGCAGTTCGGCATCTGGTGCGGCACCGAACTCACCGCCGACTGGCACCTGCGCTTCCGCGCGCTGGCCGAGGTCCACGGTCACCTGCACATCCCGGTGACCGACCGGATCGACGGGGTGCCGTTCGAGGAGGTCTCGCTCGGTTACCCGCGGGAGTGGCGCAGGCGCGGAGGTCCCGGCGATCCGCTGCACAGCATCTTGCCGCCCGCGGGCGAACGCACCTTCGAGGAACTGGTGAGGGCCCACCGGTGA